Genomic DNA from Methanofollis sp. W23:
AAACCCGGCGTACCTGATCCTCCCGTCGGCCTTTGCTTCCTCAAGAAAGGTGTCGACCTCAAGGTCCCAGAGTTTGTTCCACCGCCGGCGGGTGAGGGCGTGGACCAGGTAGGCGTCGAGGTGGTCGGTGCCGAGGCGGCGGAGTTGGGCGTCGAGGTAGCGGTCCATGTCCTCGCGGCTCTCCACCTTCCATGAAGGGAGTTTGGTCGCGAGGAAGGCCCGCTCCCGGTAGCCGTCCTGAAGGGCGCGCCCGACGATCCTCTCGCTCTCGCCGTCGTGGTAGGGCCAGGCGGTGTCGATATAGGTGGCCCCCCCGCCGATCGCCGCCCTGATCAGGGCGACGGCTGCGGGTTCGTCCACCTTGCCGTCAGGGGTCTCTGGCAGGCGCATGCACCCCATGCCGAGGGCGGGGAGGGGTTCTCCAGATGACGGGATCTCTCGATAGAACATCGTATCCTACTCTGTCGGCCCCAGAGAATTCACTGCCGGTCTTCGCCTGGCACAATCGGGTCTGCACGAGGCCTCGCCGTGGGGGAGCCGCGAAGACGACAGAGACCTGATCATCCCGCGCCGAAGAAAACGCCATAGATCTCTCAAGCGCAGTCTTCTGATCACGTACCTTCCCACATCCTCGCGCCAGAGGGTGCCCCCCGCCAGAGAGGACCCATCCGGAGGATCTCTCCACGGCCATTTTTAGAGAGCCTCTGGACCTCTGTACAGGGGAAGCCGCGTCCCCTTCGCCCTCCACGATGATCTTCCATCCGTATGCCCGAGGCACCCGTTCGATCACTTCACGACGCCGTTCTCCAGGGCGCGCACACTCCCCCCGCTCCCGCCCCTCATCCGCCCGCCCCAGAACTCTCCCCCCCTGTCGCCATCGATGGTCCTGCCCATTCTCGTCAGGAGAACGAGAAATCCGGTCAATCCCATCGTTTCATAAAAGTCTCAAGATATATGTGGGAGGAGGACGATCTCCCCATATCGAAGAAAGGAGAGAGACGACATGACAGACACGCATGAAAAAGACAAAGTCATCTTCGCCGCGACGATGGCCTCGACCTTCGAGCCGGACTCGATGACCAACGACAAACTTGAGGCCGCCACAAAAGGGCACGGCTCCCTGGTCATCCCGGTCTATGCGGCGGCCAACTCGATCGCCGAAGACCTCTTCTGCTCAGTCGCCGGGCCCGAGATGAGCCTGATGGGGCGCATGACCGTGGTGGACGCCGCCGCCGGCGAACTGCCCCTCGACATGGTCGTCGAGAAAGCGGTGCGGGAGGCAAAGAACGCCGGGGCCGAACCTGCAAACGCCGCCCTCATCGTGGCGGCGCTCGCCTACTTCTCTGGCTCGTGCGCCAGGTCGGGCGTCCCGCTCGGCAACCGGAAACTCGGGGCCATCGCACGGATCCATGCCGGGGCCGCACGGACGAGTGCGATCGCCCTCGTCACCGGCAAGTCCACCCACCGGATCCAGGCGTTCCCGGCCTATATGGCCATCTACGAAGCCCTGGCAGAGAAGAAACTGACCAGGGTCGACGGATCCATCCTCCCGCCCTTCATCTCAGGCGGGACCATCTACGGCCACTCGGCCCTTGGCGAAGATTACAACATCCCCGAACTTGCCTACAACGCCGCAAAGGTCGGGACCGAAGCGATGATGGAGAGCATGGCCGGCGCCGGGATCACGCCCCTCGCCCTCTGGCCGGCCCTCATCGGGGCGGCGGTGACGATGGAGATCGTCCACCCTGACGCCATCCTGGGCGAAGAGTTCGGGAAGTTCGGGCGCGTCGACTCGTCGTACCTCGCCGGCAAGGGCGCACGGGACGCCGCCGGGATGCCAGAAAAACTCCATATCAGGGGGACGCACGAGGAGTACGACACCGCCAAGGTGCTCGGCGACTTCGGGCTGATCCTCAAAGACATCGGCGGGCCCTCGGTCATCGGGTCGATGGCGCTCTCCGAGATCTTCGCCTGTTTCGAGGAGTCGTCGTCCATCGGGGCCGGGTTCTCGGGCGGCCCGGTCAACCCGCCTCTCGGCCACCTTGCAGGCGACTGCGTCCCGGCCCTCAGACTCCTGATGCGGCACCAGGGCGACGTCTTCGCGGTCTCGGAAGCGGTCCGCGACTACAAGATGGAGGCCTTCATCGATCCCGAACTGGCCCTCTGCAGTCTCAACACCATCGCCAGAAAGGCCGAGCAGGTGAGCCGCGGCAAGGTCACCAGGGCCTGCATCCTCGCCTCAGAAGGGGTGCGGGACCGCGCCATCTACCGGCGGGCCGCTCACACCTACGACATCATCAAGGCCGGGCAGACCGTCGCCGACGCCACGCGGATCCTTGACGAGGAGAGACTCGCCTATGTCGAACGCCGGGGTTCGGCGATCCTCTCGGGCTTCACCGGCAGGGAGGTGGCGCTGAAGTTCACCTCGATCAAGGCTCACGGCCGCCGGACCGACAAGTTCACCGCACGCTACTGGGGTTTTGACTCCAATGCCTCGTACGACGTCTCCATCGACGGGAAGAAGTATCATGTCGAGAACCTCAGCGGGAAGGAGGTGCCCGCCTTCGCCCTTGAGGGGAAGAACCGCGATGATCCTGACTGGCCGGTCGCCCTCTTCTGCGGGTCCATCCTGACCCAGGAACTCCAGTACATCGGGCACACGATCATCAACATCACCGTCCCCGCGGCGGTCGCCGGGCTCATCGGGATGGAGGCGGAGGAGGCCGCGAAAGGGGCCGAAGACGGCGCTTTCCTCACCCGTGCCATTCCTGGCGCCGACGAGAAGGCCCTCGACGTGGCAAAACTTGCACAGCGGGTCTATGCAAAGATCAACGAGCCCTTCCCGCCTGCCGCATGAGAGCGCTGCTCATCGACCCGAGGGTCGGGGGGATCGCGGGCGACATGCTCGTCGCCGCCCTCGTCGACCTCACCGGGCTGACTGAACCCCTCACCTCTCTTGCAGAGGCGGTCGCCACCCTGCCCGGATGTGCGGCCTTCGACGTGGCGGTCACCGAGACCGCGCACGGGATCAGGGCAAAGAAACTCAGGGTCATGCTCCCTGAGAGGCAGGCCGGGTCTGACGGCGACCTGGTGGCGGCGATGGAGGAGGTGATCGAGAGGGTCGGGCTCTCCCCAGGTGCGGCGGCGACGGCCAGGGGCGTGCTGAAAGACCTGGTCGAGGCCGAGCGGCGGCTCCACCCTTCGGGGTTTTCCCGCCATGCCGTCGCCTCGGCCGACACGATCTTCGATATCCTGGGCCCGCTCCTCCTGATGGAGGAGGCCGGGCTGTGGGGGTGTCCGGTCTACGCCACGCCCCCGGCGCTTGGCGGCGGGACAATCCCGACCGGCGAGGGCGAGGTCGGCGGCCCGGCCCCGGCAGCGCTCGAGATCTGTGCCAGGCACCGCCTCCCGATCTCTGAGTGTGCGCTCGGCATGGAACTCACCACCCCGACCGGCGCCGCCCTCCTTGCCAACCTGGCGGTCGTCGCGGACTGGTTCCCGGCGATGGTCCCCGCCCGCATCGGGTATGGGGCGGGCACCCGTGAACAGAACGGGCGGCACAACCTCCTGCGGGTCGTCGAAGGGGAGATCGGCGATCTGGTGGACGAGCGGATCGTGGTCCTGGAGACCAACCTCGACGACATCACCGGGGAGACGGTCGGCTACACCTTCGAACGCCTCTTTGCGGCCGGGGCGGTGGACGTCTATATCACCCCGGCGATCGGGAAGAAGCACCGGCCGGTGCAGGTGCTCTCGGTGATCACCGATCATGCCCGCTACCAGGACCTGATCAGGATCTTGATGGACGAGACCGGGACGCTCGGGGTGAGGGTGCGCGAGGAACCGCGGCTTGTCGCCGAGAGGTCGCGAGAGGCGGTGGAGGTCGAGGTGGGCGGGCGGACCTTCCAGGTGCGGGTGAAGACCTCACGCTCATGCGGGCGGGTGGTGGCTATCAAGCCGGAGTTCGAGGACATGAAGGAGATCGCTCTTACCCTCGGCATGCCCTTCAGGGCGGTGGCCGACGAGGTGCACCGGCATCTTCCTGGTCTCAGAGAGGAGTCGGGGGGGCCTCGCACCTCCTGAAGCCACCTACAGAGTAATATATGTCGGCGCCGTACCGGAAATCATGAAACGATGGATGAGTGTAACTCTCCTCCTCTGCGTCGCCCTTCTCTGTTGCGGGTGCATGCAGAACGGCGACGAGGGCGACGAACCCCTGCCAGGGACGCGCTATGCCCAGAGCGGCAACGCCTCCGAGACGATGCAGTTGGATCCCGGGCTGTACCGTTTTGTGATGAACTCCAGCGGGTCGGGGGCCTTCGAGGTCGGGATCCAGAACCCTGACACCTATGGCCTCATCGCCCGCGGCGAGAGTCCGTATTCGGGATCACAGGTCTTTGGGATCTATGAGAACGGGACCTATGTCATGAATGTCACCGCCGAGGATGCGTGGGTCGTGAATGTCGAACTCCTGACCGCACAGGCCGGGGCAGGGGCGCCGCTCCCGTTCACGCTCAACGGTTCAGGCGACGACACCGCCGGGTGGGTCGACCTCCCGATCGGCGAGGTCACGTGCGACCTCACCAATGACGGCGACTCGGTCTTTGCGGTCTGGCTGTACAACAAGACCGGGCACCCGGTCTTCGACCAGACGAACACCTATCTCCAACCGCTCCACGGACACATGGGATCTTATAATGGGTCCGTGCCGGTGGCCATCGAGGAGAAAGGGCCATATTACCTGAATGTCATCTCGAATGGGAACTGGAGTGTCTCGATCTCCTGAGCCCCTTTTTTTGGCTTTGTAGAAATCTGTACCTATTCTCCGCCTTCCCCCATCTTCTCGCCGGGGGCGAGTGCCCCCGGACCCCCGGGACCACATAGGGGCAGGAAGGCGGAATAGATGACCATAAAGAGAGTGCTGCCGTCCTCGACCTATCATGTGGCGGGGGGTTCGGGGGGCGGCCACGCCCCCCGCCAGAGAGATTCATCAAGAGGATTTCTACAGAACCGAAATTCTCAACTCTCTCCTCCTCCTCCCCCCACGGATGAAGAGTGGCGGGGGATCGCACCCTCTCGTCGCGATCGTCGCTCTGCATTCTCGGCCCTATCACCATGTCGAGAGTCCGGGCGGCACTCCCCCCAGCATGGGCGTGGGGGAAGGTGACAAATGCAGGGATGCGCGATGAAAACGCAGAGATCTCTTCATCATCATCATCTCTCCCCCTCATCGGTTCTGCCTTCCCGCCCCTAAATCATCCGTCAGGAGGTCTGCGAGAGACCCCCCGCATGCCCAGGTCATGGGTACGTCTTTTTTTCCGGGACCACGCCCCGCACCCCGCCCCTCGGGTCAGGGACATCCCCGACATAGCGGGGGATGAGATGGAGATGGAGGTGCGGCACCGTCTGCCCGGCAGCGGCGCCGACATTGATCCCGAGATTATACCCGTCAGGGTGATAGGCCTCCTCGATGAGCGGGCGGCACCTGGCGACGAGATCGAGGAGGGCCGCCTGTTCCCCGGCGGTCGCCTCGAAATAGGTGGGGACATGCCTGAACGGGACGATGAGGAGGTGGCCGGGGCTGACCGGGTAGCGGTCGGGACGTGCATAGGCAAGGTCGTTGCGGGCGACGACCTCGTCGGCCAGGGGATCGCAGAATGGACAACTCATGCCCAGAGGTCGCACCTCTGATCATAAATACCTGGCAATCCCAGGCCGCGGCCCCACCAGAGCGATCATGACCCCTAAAGATTAAACCCTCCACAAATGATTTACATATAATTATTAAATATGATGAAAATATTTAAGCTCTCTTCTGTCACCATCATCTATCATCCTACCTAAACCCATAATTCAGGAGATCTGATGACATCCATACTTTATGTCCATAATAACGCCCCTCCCTCCGACGAGGTCAGGGAATGCCTGGAAGACGGAGGGGCGTTCTCGGTCACCACCACCCCCTCGGCAGGCAACGCCCTCCAGGTACTGCACGACCGTCCCTTCGACGCGATCATCTCGGCCCGCTCTACCGGAGAGAACGACGGGATCTCCCTTCTCACGCACCTCAGGGAGATCGGCGACCCGACGCCTTTCATCTATCTCACAGGGGAGGAAGACGAGAGCGTCATCCATGCACTCGCCCACGGCGCCGACCTCTGCATCTGCAGGGACTGCATCGAAGAGGACCGGCATACCTTCTTGAAAAAGGTCCAGGCCCTCATACATCGGAAAAAGAGGTACCCCTCCTCCTACCCCCAGTCCCGCGCCACCTTCTTCCTCGATGTCCTGCCTGCCTGGACCATGGTCCTCGACCCCCAGGGGAAGATCCTCTATGCAAACCAGGCCGCACAGGAGATCGCCTCTGACGTCCGGGGGCCTCCCAGGTCTGTCGTGACCCGTGCCGACCCCGCGCCTGCGGCGGCACCGGGCGGCGGTCTCGAAGGCATCTCCGTCCTCTCCCTGACCGTCGAAGAGTCCAGAGAACGCCTCAGGATCGTGATCGCAGATGCCTGTGCCGGAAAAGAGACCGGGCCTGGAGAAGTCTGGCTCAAGACCCCTGGCGAGGCGCGGATCCCTGTCATGGTCAGGGCGGCGCCGGTCACCTACCTGGACGAGGACGCCGCACTCCTCGTCCTGACCGACCTCACCGAACAGATGGCCCTCCAAAAAGAACTCGAGTACCACGCCGCCGAACTCAGACGGTTCTCTGAATCGCTGGCCAGGTACACCAAGAAACTCACCATGATGGAGGAGATCACCCGCCACGACGTCCTCAACCAGCTCACGGCCCTCCTCGCCCACCTCGAGATCGCCGGGGAGGGAGGGCCCGGAGACCACGAATATCTCGACCACCTCAAGGTGGTCCGCCAGGCCGCGACCGCCATCAGGAGGCAGGTCGAGTTCACCCGCACCTACCAGGAGGTCGGGGCCGATACCCCGCAGTGGTGTGCCCTGGAGACAATAGTGGCCGGATTGCGCCCCAGCACCCTTGCAGTCAGGTCAGAGGTGAAAGGCGTCGAAATCTATGCCGACCCCCTCTTTGAAAAAGTCTTCTTCAACCTCCTCGACAACACCGAACGCCACGGCGAGGGGGCCGGGAACGTTCTGATCTCGTGCCAGGAAAACGAACGAGGGCTGAGGATCTGCTGGGAGGACGACGGCACCGGGATCAGGGCAGACGAAAAAGAGAAGATCTTCAGGCGTGGGCATGGACAGAACACCGGGTTCGGACTCTACCTCTCCAGGGAGATCCTCGCGAGCACCGGGATCGAGATCAGGGAGACAGGCAGAGAAGGGGAAGGGGCGCGGTTTGAGATCCTGGTCCCTGACGGCCGGTACAGGTGGGCGCAGGACCTGGCGCAGGGCCCGCACCCGTCGGCCTGACCCGGTGATCACCCCCGCCGGTGCAGGACCATCAGCCGCGGCTCGGTCATCTCCTCGATCGCATACCGCGGCCCTTCCCTGCCCACGCCTGAGGCCTTCACCCCGCCGTAGGGCATGGCGTCGGCCCGAAAGGTCGGGACGTCGTTGACGATCAGGCCGCCGACCTCGCACTCGTCGAAGGCGTGAAAGGCGCGGTCGAGCCGGGTGGTGAAGATCCCGGCCTGCAGCCCGAAGGGGGAGTCGTTCACCCTCGCGAGCACCTCGTCGAAGTCGTCGAAGGGGGTGACGGTGATCACCGGCGCAAACATCTCGGTGGCATTCACCCGCATCTCAGGGAGGGTGTCGGTGAGGACGGTCGGGGCAAAGAGGGTGCCGGTCCGCGTCCCCCCGGCAAGGACGGTCGCCCCGTCCTCGACCGCCTCCCCGACCTTTTCTTCGGCCGCCGCCGCGGCCTCTTCAGAGATCATCGGCCCGACGTCGACGCCCCCGTCCCTCGGGTCGCCGCTCACGAGCGCCCCGGTCCGTTCCAGGACCATCTCCAGGCATGTCCGGAAGACCGAACGGTGAATGAAGACCCGCTGGACCGAGATGCAGACCTGGCCGGCGCCAGAAAACCCGCCCTGCACGATCCGCTCGGCGGCGTACGGGAGGTCGGCGTCCTCGTCCACGACGACCGCGGCGTTCCCGCCGAGTTCGAGGCCGACCCGCGTTCTCCCGGCGATCGCGCGGAGGTGCCACCCGACCGCCGGGCTCCCGGTGAAGGAGAGGAAGGCGATCCTGTCGTCCCGCACCATCCTTTCGGCAAGGTCGGTGGTGCACGGGACGACCGAGACGGCCTCTGCCGGATACCCGGCCTCGACGAGGAGGTCGCCGAGGACGAGCCCTGAGAGCGGGGTCTTTGAGGAAGGCCTGTGGACCACGGCGTTGCCGGCGGCCACGGCCGGCCCGATCTTGTGACAGGCAAGGTTGAAAGGGAAGTTGAAGGGCGTGACCGCAAGCACGATGCCGAGAGGGACACGGCGGAGGTAGCCGGTCCGCCCGGTCGTGGCCTGGGTGAGGTCGAGGGGGATCACCTCGCCGTAGATCCGCCCCGCCTCCTCGGCCGAGAGGAGAAGGGTCTCGACGGCACGCGCCACCTCGGCCCTCGCAAGGACCGCGGTCTTCCCGCTCTCCAGGGTGATCGTCTCCGCGATCTCGTCGCTCCAGTCTTCGATGAGGGCGGCAAGGCGGGTGAGCACGCCGGTCCGTGCATGCGTCGGGAGCCGCCTGGTGCGTTCAAACCCCAGTTCCGCCGCACCGACGGCGTCCTCCAGGTCGGCCTGGCCGGCGAGGCAGACGGTGCCGACGAGGGCGTGGTCGTACGGGAATCTGACCTCAAGGATCTCTTCGCTCGTCCGCCGCTCCCCGCCGACAAGGAAAGGTCGAGGCTCTGTCATGGAAGGGGATCTGGGCAGACCTGGATATGGAGGTTTCGGCATGGGGTCGGCCGGGAAGGTTCATATAGAATAGTGTACCGGGTGTGAGCACCGGTGCCCGGGGGAGGACGTGGGGCGGGATGGACTCTCGACTGTGCAGAATAGATTCTCCAGGTCGGTTCTGGATCATCTTGATACTCACGATACTCGTGATCCTCCTGGCAATTGGGGTCATAGTCTGGGAGACCGTCGCGCTCCTGCACGTTCTCCTTCGCACGATCCCCGAGACCATGCTGGCACCAATTCTCATATCTCTCGCACTCCTTTTCATCGTGGGAATATTCTGGCTGGAGGTGCCTGACTGCAGGTGCATCCGGACGATCCGATCCACGCGCACGCAGATCAGAATATCCCTGCTTCCCGGAGAGATCAGGGTCAAAAAAGCCTACTCTCGGTTCATGTCCTGGGTCAACAGGACGATGTGTATTCTCCTGAAAAATCTCGTGATCAGCACCGGGATCGTCTGGGTCTTCATCCTCCTCGACCTGGTGGTGCACGACCTCTCCAGGGATGAACTGAAAAGTCTTGTCTCCTATATCCTCCAGAGTCTCAACACCCTCTTCACCCTTGATCTCATCGCCCCGATCCTGATCCTCACTATCGTACTCTTCATCCTCGGACTGCTCAACCGGGCGCGAAACACCCTGATCATCGAGGATGTGCAGAGGGCAGAGAAAAAGAACGACAAAAAAGAGAAGAAGGACGAGAAAAAGGGATCCCCCAACTACCACCTGATCCTCATCGAGGAACTCAACCGGATCTACCAGATTTACAGCGATGTCGACGAACAGCGTCCCATAAAAACCTCGATGGCAGAAAAATGCGACATCACCTCGGCGTCTCTGAGGGCAGGGAGTCTGGACTCTCTCCTCAACAGCGCGACCCTTGCAGAGACCGCCGTCACTCTCGGTCCGGTCTCGGTCCCGTCCAACTTTCTGCTGTCCCTGACCAACAGGGTGCTGAAGGGCCCCCGCCTCCTCCTCTCGGTCGACCGTGAGGACAGGACGGTCAGACTCAGCGCGGTGCTGACATCTCCAAAAAACCTCAGTTGGCAGGTCACGCGCACGATCCCGCATGCGCCCCCGACCGAAGAACACCCTGACAATGATATGGTCAGAGAACTTGCCTGCCGGATCTTCACCGGCATGACACGCGGCAAGACCCAGCGCTGGGAAGCGACAGAGGCATTTGTCGAAGGACTCGAGAATTACCGCAAAGGCCTCAGGTCACCGAAAGACCAGATTTTCTATCTCAAAGAGGCAGAGGACAAATTTTTCAAGGCGCTCGGATATGATGAAGGCTACAAATTCGCCTGGTACAACCTCGGCGTCGTCTATAGTGAGATGAAACGACATGACGCCGCAGAGAAGGCGTTTTCTCGTGCAGCCGAGATCGATCACTCACAGTGGGAACCCTACTATGCAAAGGCGGTGAATGCCAGGCACCAGATCATAACTGATACAGAAAGAACGTTCTGCAAAGCGGCCACGCAAAAATGTCCGCCCCTTCAGGACAGGACTCCGGATCCTGCCGCAAAGTATCAGGAGATCATCGCACACCTCGACCAGGCAGAGAGAGTCCTGAAAAAAAAGCGCCGCAATGATGTTTCAGAGGTCTTCATGGTGAGGGGCGAGACCTATCTCAGGATATATCGAATGAGCAAGGATCAGGACGACCTCGACCAGGGCGTCTCCGACCTCAGGGAGGCGACCCTCGCAGGATGGAGGCGGTACCGGGCCCATCTTGCATCCTCGCCGACCACGGTCTCCGAACTTGCCAGAGAGGAGACCGCATGCCGACTGATGCAGGAGTCCCTCAGTTCTCTCGCCTATGCCTATGCCCACACTAACCGCAGCGAGGCCGAGTGCCTCATCTCCCATGCCATCTCCATCGACCCGACCTGCCCTGAGGTCTACTTCACCTGCGGCCGGATCCATCTCATGGAGGAGCAGAAGGAGAAGGCGGTTCGGGCGTTCAGGACGGCGACCGAGATCGCCCCGCAGAGGATGAAATATTGCCTGGCCCTCGCGATCGCCGAGTGTCTCACGGACGCTGATAAGATAGACGGATGTCCTCAGGTCATCGAGAAGAAGATCGGTGGATGCCTTCAGATCATCGACGGGGGCAGTACGAATGATACAGAGATGGAAAGAGAACTCTGCGCTGAGGTGAGCGAGGAAGAATGGATCGAGATCGACGAGATGGTAAAAGATCTGAAAAGTGAAGATCCAAAAAATAAGTGTGAGAAAAAAGAGGACCAAGATAAAATTAGAGACGATCTCAATGATCTCCACGCCCTATGTTGCAAGGTCCACAAGGAGGAGATCACCGATATCGCCACGTACAGCAGGAACAAAAAGAGCGAACTCCACACCACATGGCAGCAGTACTGGGAAGAGCCGCTCACCTTCCAGGAGCACTATGACCTTGCACGCCTCCATTATCAGGAGAAGAGATACCGCCTCGCGATCCAATTCCTGGAGACGACACTCCCGCTCAGGCCCCAGGATCCACGCGCCTCCGAGTACATCGGGATCGCCTCGGTACAATATGTCCTCTCCTCTCATCCCCGCGATTATGCTACCATCCTGGAGAAGGGCGAGAAAAACCTGGAGAACGCCCTCCAGATCTACCGGCACCGGATTTACAAGATCCTTGAGGCGGAGAGCAACGCCGAGGTATTTCTGAAAGGGATCGTACGCACCTATTACTGGCTCGGGCGCCTCTTATCGATCAAGCAGAGGTATCCCGAGGCGATCGAGAAATTTCAACTCGCCACCCAGCTTGCAGAGGACTCATGCAGAGGGTACACATCTGACCTGAAGACAGGACTGACCTCCCGGCTTGCATGGGCGTATCTGAGAAACCAGGACTATGACCTGGCAGAAATTAAATTTAGAGAGACAATTCTTCTCGCTGA
This window encodes:
- the larC gene encoding nickel pincer cofactor biosynthesis protein LarC, with protein sequence MRALLIDPRVGGIAGDMLVAALVDLTGLTEPLTSLAEAVATLPGCAAFDVAVTETAHGIRAKKLRVMLPERQAGSDGDLVAAMEEVIERVGLSPGAAATARGVLKDLVEAERRLHPSGFSRHAVASADTIFDILGPLLLMEEAGLWGCPVYATPPALGGGTIPTGEGEVGGPAPAALEICARHRLPISECALGMELTTPTGAALLANLAVVADWFPAMVPARIGYGAGTREQNGRHNLLRVVEGEIGDLVDERIVVLETNLDDITGETVGYTFERLFAAGAVDVYITPAIGKKHRPVQVLSVITDHARYQDLIRILMDETGTLGVRVREEPRLVAERSREAVEVEVGGRTFQVRVKTSRSCGRVVAIKPEFEDMKEIALTLGMPFRAVADEVHRHLPGLREESGGPRTS
- a CDS encoding HIT family protein is translated as MSCPFCDPLADEVVARNDLAYARPDRYPVSPGHLLIVPFRHVPTYFEATAGEQAALLDLVARCRPLIEEAYHPDGYNLGINVGAAAGQTVPHLHLHLIPRYVGDVPDPRGGVRGVVPEKKTYP
- a CDS encoding ATP-binding protein, producing MTSILYVHNNAPPSDEVRECLEDGGAFSVTTTPSAGNALQVLHDRPFDAIISARSTGENDGISLLTHLREIGDPTPFIYLTGEEDESVIHALAHGADLCICRDCIEEDRHTFLKKVQALIHRKKRYPSSYPQSRATFFLDVLPAWTMVLDPQGKILYANQAAQEIASDVRGPPRSVVTRADPAPAAAPGGGLEGISVLSLTVEESRERLRIVIADACAGKETGPGEVWLKTPGEARIPVMVRAAPVTYLDEDAALLVLTDLTEQMALQKELEYHAAELRRFSESLARYTKKLTMMEEITRHDVLNQLTALLAHLEIAGEGGPGDHEYLDHLKVVRQAATAIRRQVEFTRTYQEVGADTPQWCALETIVAGLRPSTLAVRSEVKGVEIYADPLFEKVFFNLLDNTERHGEGAGNVLISCQENERGLRICWEDDGTGIRADEKEKIFRRGHGQNTGFGLYLSREILASTGIEIRETGREGEGARFEILVPDGRYRWAQDLAQGPHPSA
- a CDS encoding aldehyde dehydrogenase family protein, which gives rise to MTEPRPFLVGGERRTSEEILEVRFPYDHALVGTVCLAGQADLEDAVGAAELGFERTRRLPTHARTGVLTRLAALIEDWSDEIAETITLESGKTAVLARAEVARAVETLLLSAEEAGRIYGEVIPLDLTQATTGRTGYLRRVPLGIVLAVTPFNFPFNLACHKIGPAVAAGNAVVHRPSSKTPLSGLVLGDLLVEAGYPAEAVSVVPCTTDLAERMVRDDRIAFLSFTGSPAVGWHLRAIAGRTRVGLELGGNAAVVVDEDADLPYAAERIVQGGFSGAGQVCISVQRVFIHRSVFRTCLEMVLERTGALVSGDPRDGGVDVGPMISEEAAAAAEEKVGEAVEDGATVLAGGTRTGTLFAPTVLTDTLPEMRVNATEMFAPVITVTPFDDFDEVLARVNDSPFGLQAGIFTTRLDRAFHAFDECEVGGLIVNDVPTFRADAMPYGGVKASGVGREGPRYAIEEMTEPRLMVLHRRG
- a CDS encoding tetratricopeptide repeat protein — translated: MSWVNRTMCILLKNLVISTGIVWVFILLDLVVHDLSRDELKSLVSYILQSLNTLFTLDLIAPILILTIVLFILGLLNRARNTLIIEDVQRAEKKNDKKEKKDEKKGSPNYHLILIEELNRIYQIYSDVDEQRPIKTSMAEKCDITSASLRAGSLDSLLNSATLAETAVTLGPVSVPSNFLLSLTNRVLKGPRLLLSVDREDRTVRLSAVLTSPKNLSWQVTRTIPHAPPTEEHPDNDMVRELACRIFTGMTRGKTQRWEATEAFVEGLENYRKGLRSPKDQIFYLKEAEDKFFKALGYDEGYKFAWYNLGVVYSEMKRHDAAEKAFSRAAEIDHSQWEPYYAKAVNARHQIITDTERTFCKAATQKCPPLQDRTPDPAAKYQEIIAHLDQAERVLKKKRRNDVSEVFMVRGETYLRIYRMSKDQDDLDQGVSDLREATLAGWRRYRAHLASSPTTVSELAREETACRLMQESLSSLAYAYAHTNRSEAECLISHAISIDPTCPEVYFTCGRIHLMEEQKEKAVRAFRTATEIAPQRMKYCLALAIAECLTDADKIDGCPQVIEKKIGGCLQIIDGGSTNDTEMERELCAEVSEEEWIEIDEMVKDLKSEDPKNKCEKKEDQDKIRDDLNDLHALCCKVHKEEITDIATYSRNKKSELHTTWQQYWEEPLTFQEHYDLARLHYQEKRYRLAIQFLETTLPLRPQDPRASEYIGIASVQYVLSSHPRDYATILEKGEKNLENALQIYRHRIYKILEAESNAEVFLKGIVRTYYWLGRLLSIKQRYPEAIEKFQLATQLAEDSCRGYTSDLKTGLTSRLAWAYLRNQDYDLAEIKFRETILLAENHLHTDLSGDLEDEIKGREITYCSYLGLAYSFFLRGIAPDETKSYLNKAKKIEEKNAPRYSGCHASCLGLYEYTRSHSDPGDKRRCLEESITLLTKGLEGRPTAGKYLALARACISCGELEGSKPVSERKPTEEKYTAMAKTYVSFGALKEEIQDPEEEENQIPEEKPVIPAKMPYLSRAQECLARAREMDHFRRHADEIERLSTRVERCLKPK